The window AAGAGGTAGAGAATCTACAAAAACCtaaacaattaaacaaaaattttcctCCTATTAAAATTGTCTTCATGTTGAGGCAGCCCTTACTACAGCTGGCTGTAGCAAACGTAGGAAGCTCtctatttatttcaataattgaaGGATCTTCTTATCCCTTTGGGACTCCTGCTTGCCTCTTCAAAAATTTTGCAATTTAGTCAGTCCAAAAAAACTTTAACTCTATTTTTCTGTGAGAATACCAAAGTGGATAAAGAACAAGAGAAAGGGATCTGAGATAGAGATAGAGCTTCCTCAGAATTGGCACCTAAACAATGATTTCTTGGGATTTGCCTTATACTGTGTTTATGCTCCAGTTCCCTCTAACCTTGAGGCCATGATTAGAAAAGGATTTCTGAATATATCTGAGAAAAGATCCATTTTTGGATCtctctttggtttttatttagAAGTAAACTGTGGCATGGCTAGCCATGGTGATGAATTCCAATCCAAGGATATTCTCTCATTTTCATCTGATTGTGAATGCTGCcaggattttgattttgatggtgGTCTATCATGGGTAGTATGTTATCCCAAGGTTTCTATTCAGGAGAAGTATGGGACGCACTTCAAGGCTTCATTTCTGGGCTGCTATTTTGGTAAATTGAAAAACTTTGAGGTGATAGAATGTGGGGTCCATGTTATATACGCCTAAGATCTTCATCCACCAACAGATGTGGATCTTAGCTGCTAGGAATGCCAATCTTTGTTCACGATCAACTTTCCAAGCTGAGAATGCTCAACTTGACTCACTGCCCCAAGCTTCTATGAAGTTAATTTATGGCTTCCGTCAAGTCTACTTGGTTTCCTTTCTCTTTCAAAATGCTCCTAATGATCAGCAATTTAggtactatatatttttatggcATTTAATTTAAACATTTCTTTTATGGAGACACAAGATTTACGTAGTACTGTTTGTGCAGGAGTTTGAATGCGGGTCGTATCAGAGCGAGGGAATTAAGAAGTATTGCTTAAATAAATGGTGGCTGTTACTTTGGTGGTAAACCATACAAAGTGGAGAATGTGGATTCCTCTTATGTATGCTCGTCCCACAATGATCATACCACTGGTAATGTAAAGAGAAGTTACGATGATGTAGAACACAACTTAACCAGAAGAGATTCAAAGGAACCCAACACTTGGCTTCGGGCTCCACCACACTTGCATCAGCAATGCTTtgtttatttttggtaaatcaCCTCCCTTTCTCTTGTTTGGTTATATAGCTCATACTTGGGAATGTACTATAGGAAGCTTCTCTAGTCTAGGGGCATTTCCACTATGTATGCGTTCTTTCAATGCCCCTGGGAAAATTCTTTAATAGGTTTAGTCTATTAACTTCTCataatacaatatttttctCACTGATCTGACCCACAGAGCAATTGGAGTCACTGCAAATTGGCTTCCTCCCATATACTCCCCCTAAATGTGCTTACTTATTCTTGCTTTGGTATGTGGGTGTTTGTGGCACCAAACTTGACTACGTTTTCATGGATTTGCTTTTGATAAATTGGTAGGGATTCATGTAATTACCATCTCAATTGGAACAACCAGCAACCCAATGTTTGATGCAAATAATCCCTTCTTTCTTTGAGTTTATTTTGTATTCCTTTTCTCTCTAATGCCCTTAATTGTTGAAAATGGGATGCAAGACAGGTTGAGGGGAGTAAAGATCTGTGTGTGTATCTGAATTCTTTGAAGAACAAGTCAACCACTCCAACTAGTGCATGCCGACATATGTGGTTCAATGCAAATGTTATCTCACAACAAAAGTAGTTCTCatttttttgttgatgattTCAATAGAGGTATTTTGGATATATGTGGGTATTTGAGACTGAAAACTACTTGGCCCTTTTTAATGCTTTTACATGttagtaatattttttcttgaaaaatctAAACTAATGGTTGCAATATAAATTGAAAACTTTGATTTTCATTGGACttaatatattctaaaaatatttgtcaGGGTAACATTCATATAGTAACCATTTTATGTTGGATTATAGCCTATTGTTGGGATTAGTCAGCTTATTTCCTGAAGAAGAATGTAGAACTTTGGATGTAAAAAAATGTACTTTGTCTATTGGATTATCAAATCAACATTCCTGTCCTTTGTCCTTGTGGATTACATTTAGTTGTTTATTTTATGGACCACTATATTTCTTTCATGATGCATGGTCAAAATGTCATATTAAATGAATTTCTTAATGAAAGATGGAGTGTAACAAGATCtctcaataatataaaattattctttttcttttggtttgaaTCTCTTTGTTAATTACCCATTACagtatgattttaaaatttttttgatcatatctttcattatctttcatctaattgtttttgtttcttgtgtCTTTTTGTGCTTCTATGCTTGCCAGTTAGGCTTTACTTAAATCTTTACCAACCCATTTCAACATTCTCTTCTCCTAACACATTCGTGAAATCCTTCATTGTGAAAtatttaataagattttgattGGAATTAAAACTCTAATTATGATAGGCTAACTGCATATTGGCTTACCAATTAGACCTCTTTACAAATAAGGAGTTGTATAAAACCAAATCCTTATGGGAATTTGGGCTGTTGAATGGAGCTTGAAAATGCTTCTAGCAAAGTGAGGTTTTGAGAAATTCACATTTGAACCAACTTTAATAGAAATAGAACCAACAAATCAAGATGAGATGGGAAGATCTCAAAGCCTTAAAATCAAAACCCTATCCCATCTTTACACTCACTTCTACTCAAGCTAACCCTAACAAAATGTAGCAGCTAGAAGAACAACCTACAGCCTAATAGAGTTGATTGGAAAGGGATTCTTCGATTCTTACAATACTTCTTTGAACAGGATTACaaaattttttcctcaaatagAGTGCCTTAGAGAGCATTTGTTCcccatctatatatatataaatttttttttttttctggtacCTTGAGCCCTGTTGTTTCATGTACATTAAACAACATACTCATCCTCTCTGTCTTCCATCTTGATACACATACCTCTTTGTACGTGCTTGTAGACAATTAAATGTATTGTTGTAGTGGCCAGGAGGAAGTAAAACTTATCTAGGTATCATTGTTGGGATTTCCAGGGATCTATCCATGTGATCCTTAGTTGAGACCCTTCATCACCATTACCACAAGCAAGCATAATTCCCTAGTGAGATTGATGCCATGCAAAGAGCAATTCCCAAGCTCTTTAGCTCATCAGGTATCTACTATTTGAAAAACTCCAATAGCCCTAGGTACATGAAAACTTCTGAAGCTCCTATGAGTGCATACTATGGGATTTGCCAAAAAAATTCCCAAGGAGCTCGAGTCTTCACAGTTTGTACAATCTTTTTAGGCATACTTCAGTCTGCAAAGCTCCAACATTCCAGTAGAGATGATTTCCAATGTTACTACAATAAGACCAATTTTCATTCTTCCAGCTTAGTAAGACCTTGAACGTCTTATCCTTTTAAACTGCAATGGCTTTTCCTATCTGCTCTCCTGTAAAACAGGATATACTTTGAAGTGCATTTTTGACTTCCCAGTTACATTatgtaaaaggaaagaaaagagcaACAATGAGAAGCTAATTACATTGGCAAAAATTACCTAGAAAATTATGCAAGTTAATTTTGTGTGTTCCCCAATAAGGATCACTGAAGAATGCCCCAATAAGCAAGAAAATGTATACAGTTCCAATCCGTTTGCTGGCATCTTTAGCAGTATCAggattgttttgttgatataAAGCATTTATAATTATAACAGGGTATAATCAGAACCAGGGTACTTTTATATGCGGAGAATGACTTAATGAAATTGATAGTTTCATTGAACTTGTAGTTTTGGAGATTGATCTTTTTAGACTCTCATCTTGCTCTTGTTTAtatgtttgtgttttttatcatatttattaaactaTAGTTATTGTGAATGGTAGGACCTGGAAGAACATGGAACAGGAACACAAAGCTCCCTCATCTGATACGAAGCTCCAGAAGACCGGTGAGTATTTTCTCTCTGTACAAGGTCAAAATGAGAAGCTGAAGGTAAATTCATCTACCAACTTTGGTTCTGTATTTTATAGCACAGTGACCAGTTTAGGACCCACTTGATATTTGACAAAATGAAGATTGCATGTGGCAAAATAACTGGATTCCTAGCTAGAAGGAAAAATCTTGACTAGAGGGGTTTTTATAGGATTGATCGAACATTGTGATTTGCAATTGTGATTTGCAATGACATGAGAACCATGACGatgaatcaataaaaattggaaTAGTAAGCTATATCAAGTGTAAGTTCATTGATCATCTCAACaactttgatatatttatagaaTTAATCTAGCATTATGCTATCTGTGcacactttgttttttttttttttccatatgaTATTGTCCCACTGATCCATGGATGCTTCTGCTTGTCTTCAGGATATTTGTCGCATTATTGAATGTGCTTGTGAAGCTGAATACAAGGTAGGATTGGAGCTTTGTGCATAACAAAATGCTAAACACTTGCATCATCTGGGAACAGCAAGCACTAGTTAATTGAAATCTGTTACATCAACAGATTAAGTCTCTGAAATCGTAAATGGCTGCCTTGGGCCAGTAATCTTTGTCAGTGCCGACTCCTTCAACCAAACCTTTCTTTTATTGTGTCTTTCTTTCTCAAGCGCTTGGAGTTCATTGACTCCATGAGCCACCAGAGCTGCAGAGATATCATGAGCTTCATAATTCTCCTCTACAATGGCAATGCTATGGGATCATGCATGTCTTCTCTCTTCAAACTATTTATACTGTTAAGAAGCTTTTTACTACTTCACTTCATCCTTCAATatcattcaaatgttttttGGAACAGGTTGTGGATTCATTTGATTGATGGGGTTTTGAACCAATATGAGTGTAAAGGCATCGGGGTTCAACAACATCCAATTTGATTGGGCTCATGGCTCAGCCCATGCTCACACTACCATATTCTAAGATTGTGAGGCCTCAAAAAAGCTTTAGGAAACCTACATGTCCTGTGTGTCTTTTTCAGGGTGAACTATTTTTTCTTaaggattttttattatatgtattTGTAATGCTAAATTACAATTTAGTGTAACACTTTGGTGTAGTTttcagaatttatttatttatttattttttaatatatggcaTGGAAAGTGAAATACACATACGTTTTGGAGAGTGTACTTTCCCCTATGTGTTTAGtctttgataaataaatatgcaAATTTTCACCTTGTAAAATATAAGtatattttaacattaattttcttttctatattttcaattttttctttattttaagatacaaagtaacatatatat is drawn from Vitis riparia cultivar Riparia Gloire de Montpellier isolate 1030 chromosome 18, EGFV_Vit.rip_1.0, whole genome shotgun sequence and contains these coding sequences:
- the LOC117906355 gene encoding uncharacterized protein LOC117906355, producing the protein MLCLFLVEGSKDLCVYLNSLKNKSTTPTSACRHMWFNANVISQQKTWKNMEQEHKAPSSDTKLQKTGEYFLSVQGQNEKLKDICRIIECACEAEYKVVDSFD